The nucleotide sequence GCAATTAGCGGTGGCTGCGGGCTTGTTCTGACAGCGTCTTCCACGCCACAGTGTTCCGGCGGCAGGTCTATTACCTGCTTCTTACACACGGCAACAAGGAGAAAGCGGTATGCAAGTCAACATCAGTGGACACCAGCTGGATGTGACCGACGCCCTGCGTAACTACATCGGCGAAAAACTCGGCCGATTAGAACGCCACTTCGACAAAATCACCAACGTACAAGTCATCATGGAGGTCGAGAAGCTCAAGCAGAAAATCGAAGCGACCCTGCATATCGCAGGCGGTGAAATCGTCGCCAATGCCGAGCATGACGACATGTACGCCGCCATCGATTTATTGACTGACAAACTCGATCGACAACTCATCAAACACAAGGAAAAACAGCTCGATCGTCAACAGGGTGCTATGGCTCGCTGACGTCGTCTATCTCCTATGATCCGACTTGAAACTATCCTGACCCCCGGTCGTTCCCTCGTGAACGTGCCGGGCGGCAGTAAAAAGCGTGTTCTCGAACAGATTGCCAACCTGGTGGCGCGTGAGCTGCCTGACCTGGATGGCCAAGATATTTTCGAAAGCCTAATTGCCCGCGAGAAACTCGGCTCCACCGGTTTCGGTAACGGCATCGCCATTCCACACTGCCGCCTGCCGGGCTGTACAGCGCCCATCAGCGCGCTGCTGCGCTTAGATGCCGCGGTGGATTTTGACGCCATCGACGGTGCGCCTGTGGACCTACTGTTTGTCCTACTGGTGCCAGAAGCGGCCACGGATGCTCACTTAGAGTTGCTGCGACAAATCGCCAGCATGCTCGACCGCAGTGAGGTACGTGCCAGCCTGCGCCAAGCCGCAAGCAGCGAAGCGCTGTACCAAGTGGTAGTCGACACACAAAACCAACTCAATAGAGCCTGAGCATGCGCCTGATCATCGTCAGCGGTCGCTCCGGCTCCGGCAAGAGCACCGCCCTCAATGTGCTCGAGGATAACGGTTTCTACTGCATTGATAACCTGCCCGCCGGCCTGCTGCCTGAACTCGCTGAACGCGCGCTGGTGCACACCGAACTGCTGCACCCGCAGGTCGCGGTGTCGATTGATGCACGTAACTTACCGAGCCATCTGCAGCGCTTTCCCGAGTTGCTCGCGGAAGTTCGTGCTCGGCATATCAAGTGCGATGTGATCTACCTGGATGCCGACGAAGAAACGCTGCTCAAACGCTTCTCAGAAACCCGCCGGCGCCATCCGCTGACCAACGAAAGCCGCTCGCTGGCTGAGGCCATCGCCGACGAAAGCCTGCTGCTGGGGCCGATCATCGACTTGGCCGACCTGAAGATCGACACCACTCACCTCAATCTGTATCAACTGCGCGACAGCCTCAAGTTACGCCTGCTTAACCAGCCTGAGCCGGGTACTGCATTTTTGCTGGAGTCTTTTGGTTTTAAGCGCGGTATGCCAGTGGATGCTGATTTGGTCTTCGATGTGCGCTGCTTGCCGAACCCCTATTGGAAGCCAGATCTGCGCGATTTCTCGGGCCTCGACCAACCTGTGATTGAATACCTGTCGGCCCAAGCCGATGTCGAAGACATGTACCAAGACATCCTCGCCTACCTGAGCAAATGGTTGCCGCGTTTTGCTGCCAGCAACCGCGCCTATGTCACGGTGGCGATTGGCTGCACGGGCGGCCATCACCGTTCGGTGTACCTGGCCAGCCGTCTGGGTGAAACGCTAAAACCCATCCTAAAAAACGTGCAGATTCGCCACCGCGACCTCAGTTAAGGAATTACCGCGATGCCTGCACGCGAAATCACCATTATCAATAAGCTGGGTTTACACGCCCGCGCAGCCGCCAAGTTTGTTGGCGTCGCTGGGCGCTTTCCTTGCCACGTGAAGGTCGGCCGCAGCCCAGAAACCTTGGTTGATGGCAAAAGTATTATGGCCGTGATGATGCTGGCTGCGGGTAAAGGCACAGCCGTGCACGTGCATACCGAAGGCGAGTTGGAAGACGACGCACTGGCGGCCCTGAGTGACTTGATCAACAACTTCTTCGACGAAGGCGAGTAAAACGCCCACGGCATAAAAAAGGGGCTGTACGCTTAAGCGACAGCCCCTTTTTTATGCCTGTAAATCAGCTACCTGCCACCGTCATGCGCTCAATTAGCACCGAGCCGGTACGTATATTACCGCGCAACTCCACGTCACTGCCCACCGCGACAATCTGTTTGAACATGTCGCGCATGTTGCCGGCGATGGTGACTTCCTGCACCGGGAACTGGATTTCGCCGTTTTCTACCCAGTAACCACCCGCGCCACGCGAATAATCACCGGTGACCATGTTCAGACCTTGGCCCATTAACTCAGTGACCAACAGGCCGCGACCCATGCGCTTGAGCAAGGCTTTTTGGTCTTCATCGCCGTGGCTGACGAACAGGTTATGCACGCCGCCGGAGTTAGCCGTGCTGGGCATACCCAGCTTGCGCCCGGAGTATGTGCCGAGTACGTAAGAGAGTAACTCGCCACGCTCAACAAAAGATTTGGCATAGGTTGCCAAACCATCACCATCGAAAGCGGCACTGCCGAGCGCGCGCGGAATATGCGGGCGTTCACCCAGCGTTAGCCACTCGGGGAATAATTGCTGGCCCAAGGTGCCCTCAAGAAATGACGACTTGCGGTACAGGTTGCCGCCCGAAATAGCCGCTAAAAAGCTGCCAAACAAGCCACCGGCTAGCTCTGCGGCAAACAGCACCGGCACTTCGCAGGTTGGCACCGGCCGCGCACCCAAACGGCTCACCGCCCGCTCAGCAGCGCGCTGGCCAATGCTGCCGGCGTCCGCCAGCAACTCGCCTTGGCGATTGACGTCATACCAGTAGTCACGCTGCATCTGCCCATCGGCTTCGGCGATCATCACGCAGCTCAGGCTGTGGCGAGTACTGGCATAGCCACTGATAAAACCATGGCTGTTACCGTAAACCCGGCAACCTTGATGGGTATTAAGGGTGGTGCCATCAGCATTCTTGATCCGCTGGTCTGCCGCAAATGCCGCTGCCTCGCAGCGTAGTGCTTGTTCGATGGCCTGTTCTGGGGTGATCGCCCAGGCGTGATAGAGGTCCAACTGCGGCAACTCACGCGCCATCAGCCCGGCATCCGCTAAACCCGCGCATTCGTCTTCGGAGGTATGTTTGGCAATGGCCAGAGCCGCCGCCACCGTCTCGCGAATAGCCGCGTCCCCGGTGGCCGACGTGCTGGCCGAGCCCTTGCGCTGCCCCACATACAAGGTGATGCCAAACCCTTGATCACGGTTGAATTCAACCGTTTCCACTTCGCGCTGACGCACCGTGGTGGACAAGCCCTGCTCCACTGATACCGCCACCTCACAGGCACTCGCGCCCTGCTTTTTCGCCTCAGCGATGATCTGCTCTACCTGGGCCTGTAATTGCGCTACGGCCTGAGGCCCAACTGTATCTACTGCACTCATAAAAACTCCTGAACGATAAGCGGCAAGCGCGGCCACGCAGGCCAGTCGCTTACAGCTGGAAACTTGCTGCTATCATGTCGGCGTTTTCCACTGGACCGCCACCATGTCTGAATACCTTGACGACTTCTCCGGCGAGAAGAGCAAAACCCAAGTCAAACGCGAGTTGCATGCGCTACAAGATCTGGGGCAACGCCTGACCACCCTTAAACTCGACCTGCTGAACAAGCTGCCGCTGACCGACGAGCTGCGCCGCGCACTTGCCGAAGCACCCAAGCACACTGCGAATGCCGCAAAAAAGCGCCATATGCAGTTTATCGGCCGGCTGATGCGCGATCAGGACATCGAATCCATCCTGACCTTGCTCGACCAACTCGACGCCTCAACGCGCCAATACAACGAACGCTTCCATAACCTTGAGCGTTGGCGTGACCGCTTGATCAACGGTAACGATGACACCCTCGAAGCCTTTGTCGGCCAGTACGCCGACGCCGACCGCCAATACCTGCGTCAGTTGGCACGCCAAGCTCAGCATGAGCTGGCGCAGAACAAAGCGCCTGGTGCTTCACGCAAAATCTTCAAATACATCCGCGAACTGGATGAAGCGCAACGCGGCTTGCGTTGATCTTGCCGCGTTGGGTGGGTTACGCCTTCGGCGTAACCCACCCAACGCGCGCCTTAACCGCCTCTACGTACCCGTACCGCCGACGGTGATGGCATCGATTTTCAACGTTGGCTGGCCGACGCCCACTGGCACTGACTGGCCGTCTTTGCCGCAGGTGCCGACGCCGCT is from Pseudomonas sp. TMP9 and encodes:
- the ptsN gene encoding PTS IIA-like nitrogen regulatory protein PtsN, whose amino-acid sequence is MIRLETILTPGRSLVNVPGGSKKRVLEQIANLVARELPDLDGQDIFESLIAREKLGSTGFGNGIAIPHCRLPGCTAPISALLRLDAAVDFDAIDGAPVDLLFVLLVPEAATDAHLELLRQIASMLDRSEVRASLRQAASSEALYQVVVDTQNQLNRA
- the yjgA gene encoding ribosome biogenesis factor YjgA — encoded protein: MSEYLDDFSGEKSKTQVKRELHALQDLGQRLTTLKLDLLNKLPLTDELRRALAEAPKHTANAAKKRHMQFIGRLMRDQDIESILTLLDQLDASTRQYNERFHNLERWRDRLINGNDDTLEAFVGQYADADRQYLRQLARQAQHELAQNKAPGASRKIFKYIRELDEAQRGLR
- the rapZ gene encoding RNase adapter RapZ: MRLIIVSGRSGSGKSTALNVLEDNGFYCIDNLPAGLLPELAERALVHTELLHPQVAVSIDARNLPSHLQRFPELLAEVRARHIKCDVIYLDADEETLLKRFSETRRRHPLTNESRSLAEAIADESLLLGPIIDLADLKIDTTHLNLYQLRDSLKLRLLNQPEPGTAFLLESFGFKRGMPVDADLVFDVRCLPNPYWKPDLRDFSGLDQPVIEYLSAQADVEDMYQDILAYLSKWLPRFAASNRAYVTVAIGCTGGHHRSVYLASRLGETLKPILKNVQIRHRDLS
- a CDS encoding HPr family phosphocarrier protein codes for the protein MPAREITIINKLGLHARAAAKFVGVAGRFPCHVKVGRSPETLVDGKSIMAVMMLAAGKGTAVHVHTEGELEDDALAALSDLINNFFDEGE
- the raiA gene encoding ribosome-associated translation inhibitor RaiA; this encodes MQVNISGHQLDVTDALRNYIGEKLGRLERHFDKITNVQVIMEVEKLKQKIEATLHIAGGEIVANAEHDDMYAAIDLLTDKLDRQLIKHKEKQLDRQQGAMAR
- the pmbA gene encoding metalloprotease PmbA, translating into MSAVDTVGPQAVAQLQAQVEQIIAEAKKQGASACEVAVSVEQGLSTTVRQREVETVEFNRDQGFGITLYVGQRKGSASTSATGDAAIRETVAAALAIAKHTSEDECAGLADAGLMARELPQLDLYHAWAITPEQAIEQALRCEAAAFAADQRIKNADGTTLNTHQGCRVYGNSHGFISGYASTRHSLSCVMIAEADGQMQRDYWYDVNRQGELLADAGSIGQRAAERAVSRLGARPVPTCEVPVLFAAELAGGLFGSFLAAISGGNLYRKSSFLEGTLGQQLFPEWLTLGERPHIPRALGSAAFDGDGLATYAKSFVERGELLSYVLGTYSGRKLGMPSTANSGGVHNLFVSHGDEDQKALLKRMGRGLLVTELMGQGLNMVTGDYSRGAGGYWVENGEIQFPVQEVTIAGNMRDMFKQIVAVGSDVELRGNIRTGSVLIERMTVAGS